A genomic window from Salvia miltiorrhiza cultivar Shanhuang (shh) unplaced genomic scaffold, IMPLAD_Smil_shh fragScaff_scaffold_57_2, whole genome shotgun sequence includes:
- the LOC131003008 gene encoding uncharacterized protein LOC131003008, with translation MRRGRPQRNNPNLNDNTGNDAEANVGDGNLIQNLITALQGFVQQQTQVHNLPNNAPAQIQTNQVIEQFRRYAPPRFDGKSGPLALEEWVMELERIFEHIECADAHKVSCATFQFTEDAGHWWRSYKNGMTEAQRQGLTWNRFKEVVMDKYFPRSYRNQKQAEFLDLKQGTMSVTEYERKFNLLARYATRMVNTEDLKADRFLRGLRPEIRGILAGQEIVDYGLAVRRAHEVATGLETDVVPFKAGDNSGKRKFDISNKGKENFPNKKIGEVRPGGAQRPQCPECKKFHAGKCLWNKGVCFNVLSRDILQIHVLKEERMSQELEEMHDCLL, from the coding sequence ATGAGACGGGGACGTCCACAAAGAAACAATCCAAATCTCAATGACAACACCGGGAATGATGCAGAAGCAAATGTTGGCGATGGAAACTTAATACAAAATTTGATTACTGCACTCCAAGGTTTTGTCCAACAGCAAACTCAAGTGCATAATCTTCCTAACAATGCACCGGCTCAAATACAAACCAATCAAGTGATTGAGCAGTTCCGTCGTTATGCACCTCCAAGATTTGATGGAAAGAGTGGGCCGTTAGCACTTGAGGAGTGGGTGATGGAATTGGAAAGGATATTTGAGCACATAGAGTGTGCTGACGCGCACAAAGTGTCCTGTGCAACTTTCCAATTCACTGAAGATGCCGGTCATTGGTGGAGGTCGTATAAGAATGGAATGACTGAGGCTCAGCGTCAAGGACTTACTTGGAATAGGTTCAAGGAAGTTGTAATGGACAAGTATTTCCCACGTTCGTACCGAAATCAAAAGCAAGCAGAATTCCTGGATCTCAAACAAGGAACCATGTCAGTCACAGAATACGAGAGAAAGTTCAATCTTTTGGCTCGCTATGCTACTCGTATGGTGAATACTGAGGATCTTAAGGCTGATCGGTTCTTAAGAGGGCTTCGACCTGAAATTCGGGGTATTTTGGCGGGACAAGAGATTGTGGATTATGGATTGGCGGTGAGACGAGCTCACGAGGTAGCAACTGGTTTGGAGACTGATGTTGTGCCATTCAAAGCTGGAGACAACAGTGGGAAGAGAAAGTTTGACATCAGTAACAAGGGGAAGGAAAACTTTCCAAATAAGAAGATAGGAGAAGTACGTCCAGGAGGAGCACAGCGACCTCAGTGCCCGGAATGCAAGAAGTTTCACGCAGGCAAGTGTCTGTGGAACAAAGGAGTTTGTTTTAATGTGCTGAGCCGGGACATTTTGCAAATACATGTCCTAAAGGAAGAGCGAATGAGCCAAGAACTGGAGGAAATGCACGATTGTTTGCTTTAA